A DNA window from Streptomyces sp. 71268 contains the following coding sequences:
- a CDS encoding MBL fold metallo-hydrolase — MTNAAALPGQPRGGAIGGPATARAHCVLAPNPSAMTLDGTNTWIVAEPDSDLAVVIDPGPLHEGHLANVVATVERAGRRVGLTLLTHGHADHAEGASRFADLTGTHVRALDPALRLGDEGLAGGDVVTTGGLELRVVPTPGHTSDSLSFHLPADGVVLTGDTVLGRGTTMVAHPDGRLGEYLDSLRRLRSMTVDDGVHTVLPGHGPVLADARGAIEYYLAHRASRLAQVETAIENGHRTASEVVAHVYADVDRSLWPAAELSVRAQLEYLGERDLI; from the coding sequence CGCAGCCGCACTTCCCGGCCAGCCGCGCGGCGGCGCCATCGGCGGCCCGGCCACCGCCCGGGCCCATTGCGTGCTCGCGCCCAACCCGTCGGCCATGACGCTCGACGGCACCAACACCTGGATCGTGGCCGAGCCGGACTCGGACCTCGCCGTCGTCATCGACCCGGGGCCGCTGCACGAGGGGCACCTGGCCAACGTCGTGGCCACCGTCGAACGGGCCGGCCGCCGGGTCGGCCTGACGCTGCTCACGCACGGCCACGCGGACCACGCCGAGGGCGCGTCCCGGTTCGCCGACCTGACCGGCACCCACGTGCGCGCCCTCGACCCGGCACTGCGGCTCGGCGACGAGGGGCTGGCGGGCGGCGACGTGGTCACCACCGGTGGCCTGGAACTGCGCGTCGTGCCCACGCCCGGCCACACCTCGGACTCGCTCTCCTTCCACCTGCCGGCCGACGGCGTGGTGCTCACCGGGGACACGGTGCTCGGCCGCGGCACGACGATGGTGGCCCACCCGGACGGGCGGCTCGGCGAGTACCTCGACTCGCTGCGCCGGCTGCGTTCGATGACCGTGGACGACGGCGTGCACACGGTGCTGCCGGGGCACGGCCCGGTGTTGGCCGACGCGCGGGGCGCGATCGAGTACTACCTGGCGCACCGGGCCAGCCGGCTGGCCCAGGTGGAGACGGCCATCGAGAACGGCCACCGCACCGCGTCCGAGGTCGTCGCGCACGTGTACGCCGACGTCGACCGCTCGCTGTGGCCCGCGGCCGAGCTGTCCGTACGCGCCCAGCTCGAATACCTGGGCGAACGTGACTTGATTTGA